The Canis aureus isolate CA01 chromosome 15, VMU_Caureus_v.1.0, whole genome shotgun sequence genome includes the window GGGCCTCACAGATGCTGAGGAAGCCTTTGGTCGGGAGGTGCCATTTGCATCTACAGATGTGCGTGTTCACTCCTCCCCAGGGGATCGCATCTCTCCAGGGGGAGGGACTGATTTTCAGAATGACCATTTTAGTGTCAGTTCTGTACGAGTGACTTCAGTGTTGGGGGGACAGTccttggaaaaagaataaaggaccCATGTGGTCCCCCTGGCTTTGTCACTGATAGGCTCTGTGACTTTTGGAAACACTCAGGGGACCTTCATATCTCTACCCATAAAAACAAGCTGGCATCTCTTCAGTTTGAACACTGGTTTTATGAAGTCCAAGCCGTCGTCTGGAATGCTATTCATTCCTGTGATTCTCATGAAGAATGGGACATCGTACACGTGGTATTTCTTACAAGTTTATATTTAGAAGCATTTTTCGAATGTACATGTTGGCTGACTCTTAAGTACTCAGGGCACCACCAGGATCCCCTGGTTGCCTTATCCCTGCTAAAACCACGCAGGGCCCCTTTGGTAGAGCACTGAACAAGGAACAACAGATTCCAGGCCAGGACCCAGGCTTCCCGACTCCTAATACCGAGAGACAGGAGGAGACACGGCTTTTCCTGGCTATCAGAGGATTCACCGAAAACATGAATATCTCTTATAGGGGTTGGGTAGAAAAAGTACCTACCACTGCTTTGCACGTGGTAGATAAGCAGCAAAAGTTCAACCAAATAATTCAGAGCTGGATATTTGCTATTCTGGGGACATTGCCctagaaaagtgttttttttttttttcctttttctttttttcccccctccagaCATCTCCAAGATGTTTATCTCACCAGTTAGGATTATGTAATGATTATGAAAACCATACTGAATCTCGAATAGATGTTTGTAAAAACCACTATTGatttccccctcccctttcccttttctgtGAAGGCAAACCTCAGGCAGCGTTTGACGGTCTTGAGAAAGGCAGTTATGCCATGTGCGTAGCTCATCGCAAAACTTTTTTGCACTTATTTACTAGGTGTGGAGGTTCAATACTGCTCAGCCTTCCCACTGCAGGACCCCTACTGGCCTTTGCAGCGTGGCGCAGACTGAGTGACAGGAAACATCTGGCAGCAATTTGCCTCTCCTTCCATCCCATCtaactttgaaataaaacatCTCTGGAAATCTTACTTAGGATGAGTGTCTGACAcccaaaggagaagaaggaggtcCCACCAGGAGCTGCTTTTTGCTGGTTACAGTTTATCTGGACAAGCAGTTAAAAGCTACCATGGCCATTTAGAATTTTCCCACCTTTGAAAAGAGTAAACCCAAACTAGGCTTCCAGAGCAAGTGAGAGGGTAGGAGACATGCCCTCAGATCAGTACAAATGGATTTGGAGCAACACTGGCCCTGTGCTTCTCTAGCACTTACTTTCTTAGCTATGACCAACCTTGACCACTGTGACGGCTAACAGGCAATTACCACCTCTCCCGTGTCTTAGCTCTCTAACTCAGCCACTGACGGACATCCATCCTCTGAAAACCTACATTCTATATGTGGAGACACACTCATTCAACATAATTGTCCCcagggacctggctggctcagtcggcagagcacgcaactcttgatcttggggtcatgagttcgagccccaagttgggcacagagattactttaaaaaaaaaaaaaagaaagaaagaaaattctcacCAGTCTCTGACTCCCAGAATAGAGTCAGTTTTAAAATAGAACAGTttcagttttgtgttttctacCTTTATTCCATGTTTGTGTTTGAGAGCCGAACCATCCACTCTCTTAGACCACACAAAAGACATCGATCCTTGGGATTTTAAAGTGCATTTCCCTTTTAACTTTgtgtacaaaaatatttatttattttaaaacgcGCGGACATTTCTTGACAAGGCACTTTCAGGCATCGGATGAAGACGAGCCTTCGGGTGTACATTCACGCTGCGGTCCTAGTGAAACACCGTCGTCACAGCTGCCTTCCTGGAGTCCCCACAGCATCAGCGGGCTCTAGGAACCGGGAACTGAAACTGCAGCGCCCTTCACAGCTTGACCAGCGGGGCTGTAATGCTTTACCATATGTTCCACTTGAGGAAGTGCAGAGAAGCCGCCAGAATGTCTTCGATGACACCTAAGATCCCATTACACTTGTGACTTTTTATGCTCACTCTCAGTGATCGCGATGGGGGCCTCCCAGAGCAGAGAGCCAGGAGGCCTACCCTGGCAAACCGCACCCAGCGGAGGaattttaaatgaggaaacaaatgAAGAACAGTCAAGGTTTTCTTTCATTCACTGTCCACCGAGAGGGAAGACCCAGAagatggcactttttttttttttttttggcttataaacatatatgtaacCCATTTAACATCCAAGTGACTATAGTaatgcttgttttttaaaagcaaattatatGCAGagatcaaaaccacaaaacattCTTTCAGCAATTCGAAATTTACATCTTGAAAGGACTTTGAAAGAGTAATGTTTTGCCACCAGTAAAATGAaagcttagagaaaaaaaaacaagttctaCGTTGACTCTGAAATGGTTTTGATTTCTGGAGAACTACAGAACTCCTATTATTTCTCACCAGTTCCCCTATCAtcagaatacttaaaaaaataaaaataaaaagaaacccatTCAAATGCTTCCTTTCTTCCAGGAAATACTGAAAGCTTATTTATTACGTATCTTTCTATAGTCCAGCTTATTTATTGCACCTAATTTGCGAATGCTCCCCAGGGCATTTGGGGGAAATAAATAGGAAACGAAATGAAGCTGCTTCCCTATTTCTGGACAACAGCACCAGTGGTGGGAGGCCCATCCTTTGGGGGCAACTTGGAAAGGGCATTGGggctgtggggggcaggggacatTTGTCACCATAAGCAGCAGCTGCATGAGGGGGAAACCCCCAAGCCAGGCCGCAATGACGTCTCCAACTAAGAAACCTATACAGTCTGAAGTGTGTAGACCTGTTTACTGATGGTGAGCTCCGGATATAAGGAGCGGTTCTGTAGATCCCAGGCCCCTGCTGATATTCTGGGACAAAACTGGGCCCAAGGGAGAGAGACCGACTGgtgaaaaaaagacagtattcttccgatgtctctgcctccctgaacCATGATGCTGACAGGGGAGTCTTGCAACCACATTCTCTAGTCAGAGGAGGGTCTTTGGGAGCAGGTGAGGACTTGCCTGGTAGGGCGAGCATCCCAGGTGGACTGGCAGTAGAGGCGGGGTAGTTTGCAGCCAGTGCCCCCAGCAAAAAAGCTGGGGTAAGCTGGGAGGAAGGAACGGGGGCAGGGGAGTTTATGGCTGTTTTAAGAGATATTTATCGCTGAATTACCATATTTCAAATTTTGACATGGGAATGTCTTAAGATCATCATTACTGAAAACCAAACAGGAGACTCTTgaggcatttttcttttgaatatagaTGGTCTTGTTACTCTTAGTCTGGTAACCTGTCAATGGCAGTGCACCTTGTACCTTTCCTGACTTGGAGGAGGAGGAACTGgacttcttaaaacaaaacaaattcacgACCTATCTACAATGGTTTGTTTCcctttgattttgatttgcactGTCAATAGTTCTGATCACCGTATTTGTAACACTGAACATACCGTTTGCGTACGTGATATAAGACAGGTTTAGAAAGAACACAGTTCTGCCCAATTTCAGCATAAGATAAAAATGCAACTTTCCCATAAATTATGTAATCCCCAAGTCCTACCCATCTGGGAGaggcataaaaaataaagcactcgATTGCAGACTAGTAACAGCCAGTTTTAGGAACAAGAATTACATCAAATATCacttaagaacatttaaaaaatcaaaacattttaaagttcaaaaaagaggggggaaaaaaaaagacccgaGCCACAGAAACCAGGAGGTCTTTTCTAATTGATCTGGAACATGCAAGCAAAAGAAGACTCTGCTTGCAGGGTCCAGTAGCTGTGCCTCCAAATCCAGGCAGCTGTGGATGGATCAGCCTTTCCTAAGATCaggcaaatggaaaataaaacatttaattaagctccaaaagcaaaacagaaaaaaaaaaaaaaaaaacaacccaatcttctccaaatatatatgtaaaaatattttttacaccCCTGCCCCAGTACAAACCAATCTTCcccaagaaaaaaatcacagggttTGGGGATCCATCTGTCAGTGAAAGTCCCAAGAGTCTCATGACAGTATGAACCAATAGACTTTTAATTCATTGTCCAATATGGTTAAGAACAATTAATCTCTGATATTTCAGAGTTGCcaaacattgaaaataaaatatgagaactTGGTAAGGGTTTTCTCCTCTGTCCCTTTATATATACTCACACGTCATAAATAAGAACACCCAAATCAAAGTCCCCGGGTGCTTGTAAAGAGTCCTGGATATCGCAGATCACAGTCAAAGTAAAACCAAACATTCACCAAAGGCTCTGAGGATATATGGGATCTGCAAGTCAAAATGTCCTAACACAGCATGAAGGAGGGCTCTCTAGGAAGGAGAGTCTAAAATCCCTTTGTGAAGCATGGGATGCCTGCAAACCAGCTGAGCGAGTTCAAACAAATCTTGTAATTGAGCTATCTGGTGACTCAGGGTAGGAGTGAGTACTTCGAAAGCCAAGAGGAAAAGCTGCAAGTGTCCCACTCAGACTGTCCTGCCTGCCAGAAGTCTAATTACCCGGTGCAGGAGCCAGTTACTTTTGATAACTCAGACGGTGATCTCTGCTGGAAAACAGATGCAGGGTCAGAAAGAGGAAGTGCCTGCTTCTGTCACAGGCTAATAATTTGCCTTGATTATCTTTTCCTGAACATTAGATGAACTgtggagaaaacaaaatgaagaaaaaaaaaaaaagcaaacccaaaaaacaaaacacagagatCAAGCGTGAGGTACATGCTGTGGACACAGAGCCACATCAACAGGCAGGAAGGACCCGGCTGGGTGGAGAGCACCCAATAAATGAACGGCAGAGGTCCAGTGGGAAATGGCTGGGGATGGAGTGACTTTCAGGTGGCTGACTTTGCACATCCCAGGGGAGAGAGGAGTggctcctccaggaagccaggGCACACTCCTCGTTGCCTCCTTCAGCTTCGCCGGCAATGCCTGCAGGCCTGGTTCCTGCCCAAGGCTCTTCCAGCACCTCTATGGTGCTCGTGGCCACCCTGGGTGCCAAGCAGACCGGGCACTCCACATCTACTCTGAGTGTGAAACCGGTCCTGTAATCTCAGCCTGTCTGGTTTTGCTGGcttaagaaaaaagtgaatagGATCCTTTCTTTGCAAAGACCGTGCATAACGGCAGTTCACCTTTCATCCTGGCTTCCATCTCCACCTGCCTGCGACTGCAGCGAGGCTTCCCTGCGCTCCATCACACACGGTCACTAATAGTAGGGCCCTAGCTTTTCGTATCCTAAGTAACTAGGCCACTCTGGGAACAGACCGTAGGAACACCGAGGGCTTCCAAACTGGTCAAAGGATATCCCAAAATCTGGTCCGTTTTGTGGCTCGGCTGTTCCCTGAGCGGACTTCAGTTCGGCTCGGGTGATCCTATAGTTTTTGCCCTTGTTACTGTCCCAGTAAGTCTGTCCGCTGCACTCGAAGCACACGGCAAACTCCATCCTCTCGTAAGACTGGATTTTCTCAGGTAAGCTAATGTCAAAGGAGAAAGTGTCCCGGTCTGAACCGGCGTACGTGTCCTTCACGTACCGACACGGAAAGTCTGTGAAGCTTTTCCAGGTGTCAAATGTCATTCTTATTTTCACCATCTTCTCGAATGCCAGGTTCTGCACCTTCACTGTGCCTGCGATGGCTCTGTCCTTCAGGACACAGTTTTCGAGGCATACGTGGTCGGCCTGAAGCCGATTTCGGAAGTCCAAGTAGTCGGCGGAAGGCTGCGTGAAATCCAAAACGAAGCTCTCGCTCTCCGGGCTCGTCAGGCTCACAAGGTTGTCTAGGAGCTCAGTGATGTTAAATGGAATATCTAACGGCTCATCAAATTCTGAGAACACTTTGACCATAGTCAGGGCCAGCCCTTGGTTGTCTGCGAAGGACACCctctttttcacctttttctCCTGGACGGTGGGGGCCACCACCCCGCTGGCTTCATTCTTGCTGCTCAGCTGAATGCAAGGCCTCAGTGGTTCGCTCGGCTTTGGCGACGTCTTGAAGGTGAACCTCTCTCTGCGCAGGGAGGGGGCCATGCAGCTGTATCTGTACTCGATGTCCACAGCCATCATGGGGTTAGAGGAACAGGCGAGAACCCTGGCCAAAGGAGGCAAAAGGAAACGGCAGTGAGATCAGATGGACGTTCCAGCATCACCCCGACAGGGGCTGGTGAACGGTGTCCGCCTTCGTCTCTGCCCGCACGGCTGCAGTGTGCTGTTAGCCCAAGTGTGGCCCAGCATGACCTTGGTTTCAGGGGAGGTTAAGAGCATAAAGTGGGGTGGAGAAGAGGACTGAGGTtaacacaaacaaaaaagtaaggaGCTGCTGGTTTAAAGACTAAacctgtgggatccctgggtggctcagcggtttagcgccggccttcgggccagggtgtgatcctggagtcccaggatcgagtcctgcaccaggctccctgcatggggcctgcttctccctctgcctgggtctctgcccctctctctccctctctctctctctctctctctctctgtttctcatgaataaataaataaaatcttaaataaaataaaataaaaaataaacttgcatGTTTTTCCATCAGGATTTCTTGGGGGCCCTTACTATGCTAGAGTGCCTTAGGGAATAACAACAAGAACATGCTGTCTGTAGGGGTTCCCAAACTTAGCTGATTAAGGAACCCTTTTTTGTGGAGCATCTTGCAGAACACATGCTCTGAGGAATGTACTTTGGTAGACACTGCTTTAATATGATAAAAAGaaaggagttgttttttttttttaaagattttatttattttagagagaaagagagcatgagcagggagaggggcagcgggggtagagagaagcagattccccactgggcagggagcctgactctgggctccatcccaggaccctggtatcatgacctgagccaacggcaggatttaactgagccacccaggtgccccaaaagaaatTAATTCATCCCACAAATATTGATGGGTATTTACTAAATGCCAGGTGTATAGAAAAAGCGAATACTCGCTTTTTTTCTATAGTGAAGATACCGTTTATCAGAATAAAAGGCAAAGAGTATCGTGCTAGAGATCAGGTTAAATGAGACTTCATTAAAACgataattttctataattaaaaaaaaatacataaaaccagAAGATTAAAGACAAACTGGGAAAACTACAAAAAGTATGGCAGCAAAGAGTTAATACACTCAAATACAAAGAGTTCTCACAAAACAATTTCAAAGTCAAGTATTCCACATGGAAAAATGACCAAAGAGCATGAGtagaaaattcaacaaaaaaaaaaaccctagaaaattcaacaaaaaaaCCCCCTTAAAAATGGCccataaatatgcaaaatatccAACCTTATAAAGAATTTAGATTAGGAAACAATGCCTACTTTTACTCACTcaatgagtaaatatttttaaagaagatatgaaTACATGGATTAGTCTAAATCACCacaacatttctaaatatttttatcatttttggttCTAATATCACACACAAGTATTAATCTTAAGGCATTAACAAAAAATGCACAGAGGTTAATGTACTCAATGTTCAGTGCAACATTATGGGGAGGAAAAGGTGAGAAAACATAAAGGATCAAAAACAGGTATCTAGTTAAATCAGGTATATGATATCCAGCAATAAAATTTTGTATCATCATTAAAACCGTTATTTGGAAAAAAGGTTTAAATGGCATGGAAAAAATTTGTAATACATTGTTAATGTAAAAAACCAAGAGGATAAAATTGTACATAGAGACTAGACTTGTGGGGAAAAAATATTAGGTATATGAACAGAAAATATACCCTCTAgtctttttatatacataaaactgAATATCCAAGTCATGTGATTTTAGGGAATTTGTTTTCTTGCAttgtgtttcttatatttttaaaaataacatcccTTTTAtgatcaaggagaaaaaaaatgaatctaatgAAATGCCTAAAATATTCAAGATGGGCCCAAACCTATCCCATCCAACACTCCTGCCTCACTAAAgccaaataatttttatcatttaattacCATAGCAAATTTATATTCTGATCTGATAGTTACAATGGGCTAACTGAAGAAGTCAGCGATGAAATGAGGCTTACAATCTGTAGTCTGAGAACCTCAGAACACAGGATCTGGATTAGTTCCTAACCCTCTCTCCCCTCGCTATGGCAATGGTGTAGGCATGTGGTGGTGTTTGGGGTGCTTGATCTCAGACCTCTGCTAGGTCCTGCCCACTGGTGGGGGGCTTCAGGGTGATGGTGGTAGTTAAGGAGAACAATAAGCAAAATGTTGCTCATCTTCTGACAGGAGCTGAGACCACTGTTTCAGTCCAATAAATATCTCATTTTCAACTTCTGATTTTGATTAatcaaatttataaagaaaaacaagaatgaagACACAATGGGTTTGATcccattttccaaaagaaatacaGCCACTCATAGGATGCAGGAACCACTTAATGATGGCTGACTAgaaaacacagagacacaaaacAATAATTTCTAGGCACAGTGTACTTAtctaaacatacattttaaaggaaatttgtcTTCCTGTTTCCCTTCTAACAAAATCAATGAGTGAAAATTTTAGGAGCAAATTTGCTTCCTAATCTGTTCTTGTACCCATGCAATTGTTCTGGAAAGGAAAAGTTCTCACCGAAATGGGCAAGATAGCTTTACACAGGGTCACTAGGTTGGCTAATGGGTtcaatgtgaaaaaaacaaaacaaaaccaaaacccaacaACCATATATGTACAAagcatttgaattttgtttttcccttgtccATTGCAAAACTTCATTAGAATGCAccggaatttatttttaattaaatgtgaattaaaaataCCCCCAAAGTGGTGGGCAAAGCCTTGCATCccagccccccacacacacactctgctcACCCGTGACAACCTGGGGTGAACGGAGGGAGGCAAGGTTCCTTCTCTGACGGCTACAGCCCTTCCTCCTTGCCTGAGTCAGCGCAAGGTCAACTGTTAAGTTCTCTATCCTCTTCTCGATCCCTTCCAGCCTCCAACCCGACCTCAGTACGTGCTTTCCGGCACTTCACACGTGCTTCCCCACACAATGTTAAAACAGCCCATTAGAAAAAGGTTGGGAAACTCTCAAGGTCCTGTGGAAACAATTCTAAAACCAGTGGATCAGTTAGAGAATCTGCATACTTGCAGATGACTAAAGTCCCTCTCAACTTTTAATCTTACAGACTAAAAAGACTTAGTTGAAGACGTTGGTAAAGCTTCACTGGTTGGACCCAGTGGGTGTAAATTTGCCCGAGACCCCTTTTATCACCAAGCTGTAAAAGCTAGGGGAACCGGGACTCGGAAGGTGAGGTTCTAGTCAGAGCCAGCTAATTAAACAACCCCACTGGCACTTTCTAGAGTCTCATTGGTTTTGCAATTATCTTCCACgaaaggcaaaaataaagttAACTACCTGGTGGCCCAAGGGTTCCTACCAGGGCCGCTGCCTCAGGGGCACTGCCTAGGCAACCACTGCCCAGGATCCCTTCACTGTGTAAGTGTCACCATAACTGGAGGTGAGGACGTGAACCCCTGTGGCCTCAGACAAGTATGATCTGACTGTTGGCCTCCTGCGTATCCTCACAGGTAGAGTCTAGCTTTTATGAACTGGATCATTCTATAAGAACTAGTGTACCAAATGCTGATTTGATGTAGGCCTTCCAGACCCTCTGGCTCAGGAATTCCCCAGCGGACTGTGGCAAGGGGGAGATCATCGCCCAGAAGTACCCCTGGCAGTGGAGATGTACAAGATACATTTCCTAAGTCTCTGAAAGGAAGGCACCTGCACAGGTGTTTTATCCATTTGAGGATAAATTTGTTGGCTAAACGATTAGCGCCAACACAGTAAGCACAGGCTGTCCTGAGGCCTCCTCTCCCGACACACTCTCCTGACTGCTCAGCCCTTTCCCAGGCCAGGGATTATGAGTCACCAAGGTTGGCCAGGGAAAAAGCCAGAAGGAGAAGACAGAGTCACATCCTTGAACCAGCAGAGAGTATGAAGTACGATGGGATATCGGTTCGCTGCAGGAACTGAGATCGTGAGAGTATGAGCGGCTGTTACTCAGATTTTCAAAAACTTGGCTTCCACATAGATCCCTACGAGATCACTTCTGCCCATAAGGCAATGGGCCATGCCCAAGGGTAGATTTCAGTGTTCCTGGTCAAAAGAGGGCAACCCCTAACACTCCATGACAACTGAAGCGAACAGGGATGGTTTTACATAAATACTTTCCCTTTTCCACTATTGACAACACACCTCAAGAGAGCTCATCGGGTTAGAGGTTATGATGGTTTTTCTTGTGGAAACTCTAGCCTTGCATAGAAAATAACGACATGACCTTCACAGTTTCAGGCAGCTGAGTTACTTACTTTTTGGCTATGCCTTTactaggaagtaaaaaaaaaaaaaaaaaaaaaattatttttttatttttttgtattaataaggccaagacatttttttcccctccattctCATGCCCTGataggaaaagacagaaaactcAGATGTGCCAAGAACCCACCAGGAACACCGAAACTCCGTTAGGTCAAGCATTCACAACCAGGTTACCAGGTTGTAGTTTCTAAAAGACATGTCCATCTACCCTTTGGCATTACTTTACTCCCTCCTGAAGGGCTTGGCTGACACCGTATGAGCAAAATGGACCTATTTTCCTTTGTACTCAGACCACGGGGCCCTTTATTCACAGCCTTAATAGCCACTTGTGCTCTTTTGTCACCATCATCTAAAGCATCTTTGAGATTCACATACACACGCGACTGCATATTACAGGAAAGAGGTTAAGTTAAAATGCCACAGTACCTGCCACCTAGAAGTGCCCAAGGTCAAATACAGAGCACTAGCCTAGGAAGGCCTCCACCTAGCTGGGCCACTTGGAGCAAGTCCCTGAACCTTTCTGGGCTTAAGCTTTGTCCTCGGAAGTCCCTTCTAGCTCTGACTCCTGGTTGCTAGTAATGCCCAGtaacttttcttctcttcttgttcTTCCCTAAATACCTTTACTTTTGTGGTGAGTCCGCTGGCCGGCTTCACTTTGGTCTTGGCTGCGGGACAACCCTACCAAATGAaccatttcctcttctctctccccacccc containing:
- the PPP1R3B gene encoding protein phosphatase 1 regulatory subunit 3B → MMAVDIEYRYSCMAPSLRRERFTFKTSPKPSEPLRPCIQLSSKNEASGVVAPTVQEKKVKKRVSFADNQGLALTMVKVFSEFDEPLDIPFNITELLDNLVSLTSPESESFVLDFTQPSADYLDFRNRLQADHVCLENCVLKDRAIAGTVKVQNLAFEKMVKIRMTFDTWKSFTDFPCRYVKDTYAGSDRDTFSFDISLPEKIQSYERMEFAVCFECSGQTYWDSNKGKNYRITRAELKSAQGTAEPQNGPDFGISFDQFGSPRCSYGLFPEWPSYLGYEKLGPYY